The Silene latifolia isolate original U9 population chromosome X, ASM4854445v1, whole genome shotgun sequence genome contains the following window.
AATGATGCGTCGAAGTAAGGAAGTGCTAGTGGCCGTCAACACAATATCGTCAACATATAGAAGCATATAGGCCATGTCAGAACCATGATTATAAATAAATAAGGACGGATCACAAACGCTGCTGCTAAACCCCTTTGATAAAATAAAATTCGCAAACCGTTGATACCAAGCCCGGGGGGCTTGCTTGACGGGATTTTGGTAGGGGGGAAATGGGTTCGGTTGTAGCTGTAAAGGACACGGGGTTTAAAAATACCATTCATGGCTCGAGTAGTCATGCGATGGTCACGAAAAGACGAGGGTGGTGGGTCAGGGAGAGTGGCAGAGGGTGAGGAGGTGGAGGGAGGTGTGTCAGTGGTAGGAGAGGGAGTAAGGGATGCCGTGGTGGGATGGTCAGTTGTGGATGGTGGGGAGGTTGTGGCAGATCATCTTTGATAGACGAACTGGAGGGGGGGTTGTGTGGGAGCAGTCGAAACAGAGGGGGTTAACACGGTGGTGGAGGGAGTGCTGGTGGAGGGTGGAGGAGAGGACACGACTTCAGGGAGCACGGGCAGAGAGATGGAGACCCATTCATCGGTGGTAGGGGTTGTCGATGGATTGGGCGATGGGTTTTTGAACGGGTAGATGTCGTCATAAAACTTTACATGTCTCAAGGTATAGACTCGATGCATTTTTGGGTCGAGACAGTGAAAGGCACTTTGCGTGGTGGAGTATCCAATGAATACACATGGGGTGGAGCGATATTCTAACTTGTGTTTGGTATAAGGTCGGAGCCAGGGATAGCAAAGGCAACCAAAATTATGTAGGTTGGTATAATCGGGTttttttattatgaatgacaAAGTAAGGTGAATTTCCATTTAAAGAACGAGTAGGTAGTCTATTAATCAAATATGTCGCAGTACTAAAGGCAAAGGGCCAATATTTCGTGGGTAAGTTGGCGTGATTAAGTAGGGCTAAACCCGTTTCAACTATGTGACGGTGTCGTCGCTCCGCATATCCATTGTGTTCGGGAGTATGAGGAGGAGAGGTTGAATGTGAAATGCCATTATTGAGGAGCGTGGTATTTAATTTAATAAACTCGCCGCCATTATCGGAGAAAAAATGCTTAATTGGTTTGTTAAAATATTTTTCGACGAGTGCTTTAAATTGTAAAAATAAATTGGTTGTGTCGGATTTCTTTTTTAATGGATACATCCAAACATATTTGCTAAAATGATCGACAAAGACAACATAATATTTGTAATGGTCGAAGGAGGTGACGGGACTTGTCCATAAGTCGGAAAAAATGAGGTCGAGAGGTGCGTTGGAGTCGAGCGTGGAAGTAGAAAATGGTAGTTTCTTGCTTTTGGCAACGTTGCAAGATTCACAATGCGAAAAATCGGAAATAGAAAATGCTAGTTCTTTATTGATAATTTTGATTACATCATATGTTGGGTGACCTAACTTATGATGCCAAGATAATGGAGCGGTGCCTTTGATAGAGGTGTGGACTTGTCGGTTTGAGGGGCACCACTCGTAGACTCCGTCTTTAACTCGGCCCCGGAGAAGGATGGTTCCCGTTGCTATCGCCTTAATAATAAAACAATCACGAGAAAAAATAACATAAGCATTGTTGTCATGGCATAATttagaaatagaaataatgtttcggGAAATTTGTGGTACATGAAGTACGTCATTAAACTTAAGAGATTGTAATTGAAAATTACCTATATTGGCGATAGGAATTGTGGAACCGTCTCCAATGATGAGATCATCGAAGCCATTGTAGGGAGAGTGGAAGGTGAGATTGTCTAAGTCATGAGTGACATGGTGACTCGCGCCACTATCAAGAAGATAGTTCGGGTTGGGGGTGGCAGGAGTGGTGGTCACGGTGTGGGCCTGGTGCGTGGTTGGTGGCGGCTGGGTTGCGGGTTGCTGCTGCTGGCGGTAGGAGGTGGGAGCAGGGAAGGTAATGTTGGGAAAGAGGCGACGAAACAGGGGGCAATTGGCGATGACATGCCCTGTTTCGCGGCACCACTGACAACGACCCTTGAAAGGACGTGGGTTGGGAGTGGTGGTAGGCTGATTGTGGTTGAGATATTGGTTGTTTGAGGAGGGTTGGTTGGGGTAGCCACGACAGGAGCCACGGTTGGGGTGGTGGCCACGATAGGCTGGATTTGCCGAAGGGGCAAAGTGGTTGGATGAGGGTTGATGTTTGAGAAGTAATTCATGCTGTAAAAGTTTTTCGTGGAGAGCCTCAAAACTAATGGGTGTGTCTCGGGCTCTCACTGTATCAATGACGGGTTTATAAAGTTCATAGTCGAGGCCTTTAAGAACCTTCGCAATGATATCTTCGGGGTCGATAATCTTGCCCATAAGAGCAAGTTGGTCGACACAAGCCTTGATAGTGTGGATATAATCGCTAATGGTTTGGTCCGTGGTTTTCACTATCGAGTCAAGTCGTTCTTTAAGTTGTTGAATATGGATACGCGATGGGTTTGCGTAGGTGTGGGCGAGGATATCCCAAGCCTCTTTAGCGGTTTTTGCCCTTACGATTAAGGTTTGTAGGGCGGAGGTGAGAGTACCCATTAGGGCACCAAGGATAAGACCGTCTTGCTTGAGCCAAGACAGGTGCGCGGGGTTTGGAACCTCCTGTTTTGCGTCATTGACAGTGGTGGGAGGCGGAGTGGGATTAGAGCCATCGAGAAAACCGAATAGGCTGAGACCGAATAGGATGTTGGTGAGTTGAAATCGCCATGAGGTATAGTTTAGCGGAGTGAGTTTGATGACATTGTTAAGGTTTGGTGCGGTGAGTGGGTTGTCGGCATTGTGGGGGTTGGGAATGATGGTGTTGGTGGTGTCGATTGCCATTGAAGAGGACGGGTGAAGAGGATGGTTATGGCTGCGTTTGAAGGAGCGGCGTTTAGGGCGTAATAGGTTGGATCGTTCGTGACTCGTTGATACCATATAAGACAAGGGTGATTATGAATTGAGTTGTATTAACTGATGAATGAATTACAAGTATTTATAGGACCTAAGGCTAGGGTAAACAGGAAGAAAGAGATCTATACAAATATACTAGATGATATGCTAAGGATACTAATTGCTATAATACAAAGATTATGTGCTAAAAGATTTTATACAATATGTTAGGAATTATTTGTTGCTATATTGTTAATACAAGGCAAGTATCTTGCTATTATGGAAACAGTATAACTAATTGATACACACTATCaattacaatcaatcacaatattTACTAATAAGGTCAATGAGGAGAACTCAGTATAAATCTCATCGTCAAGATGATAATGAACACTGAGTCCACGTCAATGATGAAGCCGCTATGGTGATTAGAAGTTCATTACAGTCCGAGAGGAAATACCCTGCATTCACAAAGAAGAAAGAAGGGTcaataaaatttgaaatttcgCTCACCTACAAACCTGGTGTTTGTAATCTGGTTGTCTGTGCGTAGCTTTGATTTTCATCATCGGAAATCGAGATGAACTTTGAATGCTTGCGTAAGATGAGTTTGGTCTCGAGGGTGCTTTGGGTCAAATTGCTTGTCCGACGAATATGGTTGATCGTGCTTCTAGCCAAGTATAGCTCTCGGTCGAGAAATGAAGGTGATAGGTTGAGTGATAAAGTGGAATAAAAATTGCGCAGCTCATGGTTTCTTTTATAGTAATTGGTGGGTTTACTATGAGGAATTTGAGTAGGCATGAAAGACTAGTAGGCATGAAAGACTACCAAACTTTATCTTGAAAAAAGATATTTCCCAGATGCATCAAATTATCCAATGAAGACAAATTCTATCACTTGCAAAAGTAGTTGTGTATACCCGCAAAATGGAAAGGCTCCGTTAAAATGGACCTGCGGCGCTGCAAAAGTAAAATATCGGGATCGACTCACGCTTAAACACTCAAATTCGTGTACGTGACTCAATCCCGAGGGGGCAAATTTGTAGACATAAAAATATGTCTCACATCTTTAAAATGGGGTCAAAAGTCAAATGTTGACATTTGTGAGAATATCGTTTAAGAAATGGGTCGGTGAATTTTAGCCCGAACAAATATACGGTATTTAGTTCATCTTGTCAAGATATAAAATCAGTTCAATCGGGAAATGGGTTGTGCCATATATCTAATACGAAGTATGAGCCGCAAATAATAAGTCCGGAAATAAGAGTGTTAAGTCAAAATTGGACTCAATAAGCATGACAAGCCCATAATTTCTCAAAGAAATGGAAGACCATGCATTGTTGACGTAAAGGTTGGCATGTGTATACATATTTGATCATGGGATAATGATTGCTTTTTTAGTCAAGAACGGAATTGCGTGTTGTCCCGCAAATAATGGAAGATCAACGGGAGTCTAGGAAGTCAACGCGAGAAGAATGGACAAAGTTGTTGGCTTGTTGCAAGTTTACCGTAaaagaaacaaacaaaacaaagctCTTATAAATGTTAAAATTGAGAAGAATTGATTTGAATGTGATAATATTATTGATCAAACAATGTACAATATTTATAGGTGTGCACATACAAGCAATTACCTAAACTAAACTCTagaaataggaaagacgacaacCTAAGGAAATATATACAAAGATACATTAAGTGACGAGCAAGGAACGAATATTAACAAAATAAGGACACGAGATATTTTAATGACTAACACGCCCCCGCAAGATTGACGTCCCAAAAGACAGGCCAATCTTGGAGCAAAGTGACTGAAATAAAGGACGAGGTAAAGGCTTAGTAAGCATGTCAGCAAGCTGATCGCCACTGGAAATGTGCTGAACACGTAACTTATTAGAATGAACTCTTTCACGGACAAAATGAAAAGCAATGGCAACATGCTTCATACGAGAGTGAAAAACCGGATTTTTCGAGTATTGAGTAGCACCAAGATTATCGCAATAAATGACAGGCGCCATTGTAGTAGAAATACCGAGATCAACAAGAAGAGCTTGAACCCATTCGAGTTCAGTAGTGGTGTCCGCAATAGCGCGAAATTCAGCCTCCGTAGAGGACATGGCAAGAGTACGGTGCTTGCGAGAGGACCAAACAATAGGATTTCGACCAAGATATAGAATGTAACCAGTGGTAGAGACATAATCGTTTTTATCGCCACCCCAATCAGCATCACAAAAGGCATGGAGACGTAAAGGAGTGTCACGATAGAGTTGAAGACCCACAGTCAAGGTTCCATGTAGATATCGAAGAAGACGCTTGACTGCAAGCCAATGAAGATCAGTAGGACAAGACATAAATTGCGCAAGCCTGTTCACAGTGAAGGAGATATCCGGACGAGTAAGAGCCAAGTATTGAAGGGAGCCTATGGCAGCACGATAATCCGTGGAGGATGAGGGAGATAATGGAGTTCCAAGAGAGCGGAGCAAGGGAGGAGTAGGGTACGTACCATCGACGAATTTGAGTAAATCGTAGCCAAATAGTATGTTGGAGAGTTGAGTTTTCCAGTTGAAATAAGTGAGAGGGGTGAGTTCTTTGCATTGAGAGAGGTTAACATCAATGAAGGGAGATTGTGGGTCATGAGGATTGGGAATAAGGTTGCCATGAGGAGCCATGGAGAGGAAAGGGGATTGTGTCGAGGTGATTTAGGGTTCTAAACCGAAAAAAAAATTGGATGTATGGAGGCAAGACAGATCTTACAAGCTCGATACCATGTTAAAATTGAGAAGAATTGATTTGAATGTGATAATATTATTGATCAAACAATGTACAATATTTATAGGTGTGCACATACAAGCAATTACCTAAACTAAACTCTagaaataggaaagacgacaacCTAAGGAAATATATACAAAGATACATTAAGTGACGAGCAAGGAACGAATATTAACAAAATAAGGACACGAGATATTTTAATGACTAACAATAAATTGAGAGTAAACCCTCTCATTAGAGACTAATCTTGATAATCACAAAAAATCACATTCTcacacaaaataaaaaaaaacctccCTAAAACAAAACCCTCTTTACTAAAAAAATCTCTTCTAAGAGAAAGTAAGGAAAAAGAAAATACATTTGCCTCTCTGCAAAAATCTCTTCCAAGAGAAAACAAGAGAAGAAAACACATTCATTTCTAATCATCTAGATTTGAATATTATACTACTCTTTCACCTGACGTCAAGCATCCATCGCAGTCAGTAGAAGAGAAGCAAATCAAAATCGTAACAGGAGAACCAAGTCTTCAAATCAAGACCCTCCTATTCATTCACTTGCGGAAATCGAATCAGTAGAATAACTAGTAGATTGTACCCGAAATCCTttgaattaataaaattattattttgttgCATTCTTTTGTGTTTTCTCTATTTATTTGCAGATATAACGCAAATTTGTTGTTACAAAGGGAGTACTTTTGTTTTTTACAAGAGTTGATGGAGTTTTGACCAGGGCCGTCTCAAGAAAAGTGGAGGCCCGGTGCAAAAAAATATGAGGCCTTAAATTTACAAAATTAAAGAACGTtcatatataaataaaatattaaagcAAATTACAAATTATTTGAAAGGCGATTATTTCTGGTAGTTTTTCGAGAACTTGCACACCGTCCGTGaaataaaaaccgataaaatcaAAGTCCTCTGATAATCTGATATCCAACTCTGTCTTTCGTTCAATAGCAGCAAATGCAGCAAATTTAGTACAATATTGAAGATTGCAAAGCAAATAAAAAATAAGTCGGTatatgaaagaaaaataaagaccAAATTCACAAAAAATCGACATCATCACCATAAACagaacaattaatcaatttaagtATAAACATTTACATATACCCACTGGGTTGTGTAATTTTACACAAAAATCATGAATACAATATTGAGAATGTGAAATTCATTAAAATTAAGAAGAAAAATTACCTATTCGATCCCTTTGAAACTGAAGCATAAATCTGGATTTTTATAGGCATTTGAAACTGACTACATTGAAAAGTTTTGATTCTAATTTCTCTAATTGTAAATTTGGAATGATTTGTGAGGAATTGATTTGGGGTAATCACATTTGAAGATTGTTTACAAAAGAAACGTTAGATAATTTAATGGAAAAATTAAAGAGCAAGTATAATTATTTTTGGGGAAAGAAATTAATTATTTGGGGAAGGATGGAGATTATTGAGGATTGGAATAGTCACCCGGTATTGACTATTGAATGTAGCGTCTGATACTCTGATTtcattgttctttttttttttttttttttaacaatcaCATGGGAATGCCTAGATTTGGGCCCCAAAATTTTGAGGCCCAGTGCCATTGCCCATAGAGCACCATGGGTTAGACGGGCCTGGTTTTGACAAGAAAATatgttcaagaaaagaaagtcaaGGACTACTTTGACTAGGGTATGACCAATTTAATCATATCCTTTTGATGAATATAAGGAATTAAGGAGTGATGTTGGGCGAATGAACTGTAGCTCGATAATCATGTACAAATTGTATAGTATGTACCCTTGCAGCCCATGTTAAAAACACTTGAAAAGAAAACTTTGATaaatttttttgttaaaaagtatatttaatttttcagttttacGTGCTTTTAACATATAGTATTAGAATAAGAACATGAAATAAAAAGTATAAAAATAATTAATCGATTAATGCTTCAATTACAATCAGAACTTGAAAAATACAAAATTGTTAGCATTGGCAAAATTTCTAACCTAGAATTAGTGACAacaggaaaataaaataaaaaataaaaaatgaaaaaactaAAACTAAAATACCTGTCTTGTTGGCACTGTGAGTGTATATGGAGTATATATATTTACTCCTTCTATTCTCGTCGATAGTTATCATTGTTTGAAATCTATAAGCGGGATTTCAATCAATGATAATTATTGACCGGATAGAGGGAGTACTAACTAGTTACTCCCGAAAAAGATGCGGGTTTTCAAGAATAAAATCAGGGTAACCTTGAACACATGATAATAATTCTGATGTTATATCTAGGGGATCATTAGCTACCAAATTAGAAGCATCATCttgtgaattattattattattattattattattattattagtacgtTGATGATTATTATCGAAATCATTATTTCTAATAATCCTCGGAGAAAATAAATTAGAATCATAAAATTCATAGTTATGTagggcattattattattattatggtgaGTAGATGAAAAATGGGGTGGAAAAGAAGATGATGAATAAAGGTGATTATTAGGTTTAATGTCATTCGAGTTGGTCTCGAAACTCCAAAGGACTTCTTGATGAGGTTGAATGCGCCTCGTGGCATGGCTAGGTTCGGGTTTTGATAGAGGAATAGGCATGGAGGAAGATGAAGAAGCATAAGCTTGATAACATGTATGTTTTCCTCGGTACGTGACTTCAAAGTATGTTGGATCGTTATCACTTCTTTGTACTTGCTTTGTTGCAAAACAATCTTGGCTTCTTTGTGTGCACCTAAAATAAGCCCTGAAAATAATCATtcaagttaataataataataataattcacaaGATGATGCATTAATAGATTAATTTTGTCAATGCTaacaaaaatttcaaattatTCATCGCATCAAACGCATAGCTTCTGATTAGTAAAAACAAAACACAAGAATATCACGTAGAAAAACCCTAAAATAAAAGACAGAATAATATATCTTTGAATTAGAATGTGTTAGCTGTTTCGGGGTCGGAAAAATATATCTTGAGTCGTTTCGTATAATAAGTCACAATAGTAATTGATTTATATATATCAGGGGCGTCTAAGGCCATGTTCAGTCATGAGCATGAAAATCGGGCCTCCAATTTTGGATATTAAATTTATAAGCTTTATTGATAGTATTTAATCGCGATCTTGAAAATTACATCTTGAGTCGTTTGGTATAGTAAGTCACAATAGTAATAGACTAgttttggtgcccggcttcgcccgggctacctctatttactgttaaattttattttcaatgaaataaactatgttggatttgtctaactcacacgtttactatttgtaatatatttttctacggcatatcttgtaattatgatgaaatgtaaaatttattttcaaattatgagacacgttcactaccccgctattaatattattactttcacgacattctttcttaatatcattacgttcactactcccgtggttactattgtttcttttactaattcctctattttttttctgttaaattcattattcccgttaattttatccggcctatatttaaataaataaaatattttcttgagtcgattggttatttaattgttcatactttttctcattgttaccactgttactttcactacattcgtagttactttcactactcccactatcattattataaATGTCACTACTCCACATTAATatcgttaattttattaatctcgttgctgctactattacttttactacatttaatgTAATGTATAAgtctatgatgatactaattaattccataagtgggacatgttaattttaaggaaaatcactatattcttgtgttttctaaatttaattactttaatttaatgtaatttccataaatattcttcatcaaggcatctttatattatactttaaaccaaaactatataatatttacattgaggtccctttatcaggtccatcacacggtgctattgatttaaaactatatagtataattaatttgtataaatttctttaattacattgaagtcatttggtttctggaattaatatatagtattgatttatATGTCATTTTACATATGCCCTATGTATTTCATATATAGTCTAATAGAAATGAGTACTCCCGTCCtgatcaatagttatctattgttttggcacaaagaacAAGAAAAAGGAAATGagttaatttggaccacacaaaattacAACCCCACATGCATATGAAAGATGGTCCACAAAAACCTCCAAAAGGGGAAATAGATAATTATTGACTCATGCACTCTCAAGAAATAAATACGGAGTATCTATTAACCATGacacggagggagtatatgaatTCTATAGCTAGGTACTTACTACTTAGGTCTAAAATGGCTCAACTTTGTATAGAAACTGAAACTTTGGAGCTCTACATATACACAAATACTTATATGAGATCGATAGGTCGTCTAAAATGGGTTATTGTACTCCGTCCTAGTTAGAAATACGGAG
Protein-coding sequences here:
- the LOC141620803 gene encoding putative WRKY transcription factor 53; translated protein: MENNGIDPTNQKGLVDELIEGRDLTKQLYSILLKESASSSSSSTLANEAPSLSVTQKILSKIERSLSILRYEPIMVQSQAIDSPLSFNGTPKSTDSEGDSKDPLDCKEDSRKRKVITRSTLKVEGCCKSGLEIPVDDGFCWRKYGQKDILGAKYPRAYFRCTQRSQDCFATKQVQRSDNDPTYFEVTYRGKHTCYQAYASSSSSMPIPLSKPEPSHATRRIQPHQEVLWSFETNSNDIKPNNHLYSSSSFPPHFSSTHHNNNNNALHNYEFYDSNLFSPRIIRNNDFDNNHQRTNNNNNNNNNNNSQDDASNLVANDPLDITSELLSCVQGYPDFILENPHLFRE